In Hyphomicrobiales bacterium, the following are encoded in one genomic region:
- the cobM gene encoding precorrin-4 C(11)-methyltransferase, producing the protein MTVHFIGAGPGAADLLTLRGRDLIAASPVCLYAGSLVPEGVLAHCPADATIINTAPMSLDDIIAEIARAHAAGKDVARLHSGDLSVWSAMGEQLRRLRAAGIPYDITPGVPSFAAAAATIGAELTLPGVAQSVVLTRTSGRATAMPEGETLANFARTGAVLAIHLSIHVLDKVIAELTPAYGAECPVAVVWRASWPDERVVRATLGTLNAAIAGEMERTALILVGHTIGAEDFDESRLYADDYDRRYRPRGTEPRFPEKDPQ; encoded by the coding sequence ATGACCGTCCATTTCATTGGCGCCGGCCCCGGCGCCGCCGACCTTCTCACCCTGCGCGGCCGCGATCTGATCGCCGCAAGCCCGGTCTGCCTCTACGCCGGCTCGCTGGTCCCCGAAGGGGTGCTCGCCCATTGCCCGGCGGACGCGACCATCATCAACACCGCGCCGATGTCGCTCGACGACATCATTGCCGAAATCGCCAGGGCCCACGCCGCCGGCAAGGACGTGGCGCGGCTGCATTCCGGCGATCTCTCGGTCTGGTCGGCGATGGGTGAACAGCTGCGCCGTCTGCGCGCCGCCGGCATTCCCTACGACATCACCCCCGGCGTACCTTCCTTTGCCGCCGCTGCCGCGACCATCGGCGCGGAGCTGACCCTGCCGGGCGTGGCGCAATCCGTCGTGCTGACCCGCACCTCGGGCCGCGCGACGGCGATGCCCGAGGGCGAGACGCTGGCGAACTTCGCCCGCACCGGCGCCGTGCTCGCCATTCACCTCTCCATCCATGTGCTCGACAAGGTGATCGCCGAACTGACGCCTGCCTATGGCGCCGAGTGCCCGGTCGCCGTCGTCTGGCGCGCGTCCTGGCCCGACGAGAGGGTGGTGCGCGCAACGCTCGGCACGCTCAACGCGGCGATTGCCGGCGAGATGGAGCGCACTGCGCTGATCCTTGTCGGCCATACCATCGGGGCGGAGGACTTCGACGAAAGCCGGCTCTATGCCGACGACTACGACCGTCGCTACCGGCCGCGCGGCACCGAGCCCCGCTTCCCTGAAAAGGATCCGCAATGA
- a CDS encoding precorrin methylase, whose protein sequence is MRVAGIGLRTIAEEASLVDALDALGGTDGLDALACLDEKAGAPQLISLATRLGLPIIPVTRDALAGETTLSRSQRVENLFGTGSVAEAAALAACGPGARLVAPRSVSPDRMATAAIAVSGDIE, encoded by the coding sequence ATGAGGGTGGCAGGGATCGGTCTGCGGACGATTGCCGAGGAGGCGTCGCTTGTCGACGCGCTCGATGCGCTTGGCGGAACCGACGGCCTAGACGCGCTCGCCTGCCTCGATGAGAAGGCCGGCGCACCGCAACTCATCAGCCTTGCAACGCGGCTCGGCCTGCCGATCATACCGGTGACGCGCGACGCGCTCGCCGGAGAGACCACGCTCAGCCGGTCGCAGCGCGTCGAAAACCTGTTCGGAACGGGTAGCGTCGCGGAGGCCGCCGCCTTGGCCGCCTGCGGTCCCGGCGCCCGGCTCGTCGCGCCGCGGTCCGTCTCGCCCGACCGCATGGCGACGGCGGCAATCGCCGTTTCGGGAGACATAGAATGA
- a CDS encoding ABC transporter permease: MNKTVNQKAWFFVLPVVALVAFNALIPLMTVVNYSVQETFGDNMFFWSGVTWFEQILNSSRFHAALGRQLFFTFTILAIEVPLGVMIALAMPRKGFWVPVCLVLMALPLLIPWNVVGAMWNIFALPELGLLGKTLNSIGFDYNFTRQPGDAWFTLILMDVWHWTSLVVLLAYAGLVSIPDAYYQAAKIDGAKSWAIFRYIQLPKMKRVLTIAILLRFMDSFNVYTELSVLTGGGPGNSTTLLSIDLVKIALGQFDLGPAAAMSLIYFLIILLLSWIFYSLMMKNEEQ; this comes from the coding sequence ATGAACAAGACCGTCAACCAAAAAGCCTGGTTCTTCGTCCTTCCCGTTGTGGCGCTGGTCGCCTTCAACGCCCTCATCCCGCTGATGACGGTGGTGAACTACTCGGTTCAGGAGACCTTCGGCGACAACATGTTCTTCTGGTCGGGCGTGACCTGGTTCGAACAGATCCTCAATTCGTCGCGCTTCCACGCGGCGCTTGGCCGGCAGTTGTTCTTCACCTTCACCATCCTCGCCATCGAGGTGCCGCTCGGCGTCATGATCGCACTCGCCATGCCGCGCAAGGGCTTCTGGGTGCCAGTGTGTCTGGTGCTGATGGCGCTGCCGCTGCTCATTCCGTGGAACGTCGTCGGCGCGATGTGGAACATCTTCGCGCTGCCCGAACTCGGCCTGCTCGGCAAGACGCTGAACTCGATCGGCTTCGACTACAATTTCACCCGCCAGCCGGGCGACGCGTGGTTCACGCTGATCCTGATGGATGTGTGGCACTGGACGTCGCTCGTCGTGCTGCTCGCCTATGCCGGCCTCGTCTCGATCCCCGACGCCTATTATCAGGCGGCCAAGATCGACGGCGCCAAATCCTGGGCGATTTTCCGCTACATCCAGCTGCCGAAGATGAAGCGGGTGCTGACCATCGCGATCCTGTTGCGGTTCATGGATTCCTTCAACGTCTACACCGAACTGTCGGTGCTGACGGGTGGCGGACCGGGGAACTCCACGACGCTTCTGTCGATCGATCTGGTGAAGATCGCGCTTGGCCAGTTCGACCTCGGCCCGGCGGCGGCGATGTCGCTGATCTACTTCCTGATCATCCTGCTTTTGAGCTGGATCTTCTATTCCCTCATGATGAAAAACGAGGAACAGTGA
- the speB gene encoding agmatinase yields the protein MSDPFFHPVSAFDLPRFAGVPTFMRLPYVPLNDAKIGEVEIGLIGMPWDGGTTNRPGPRHGPRQLRDLSTMIRAQHSVTGIRPFEMVAAADLGDVSPNPCDLHDSLDRFTAFYKRVKQVGIAPLSAGGDHLCTLPVLRGVAADAPVGLVHFDAHTDLTRSYFNGSLYTHGTPFRRAVEEGLIDPTRTVQIGIRGTAYDNEDRDFAASVGIRIIAIEEYFARGVADVMAEARDIVGDQPTYVSYDIDFVDPAYAPGTGTPEVGGPTSFEAMQVVRELAGVDIIGADLVEVSPPFDTSGNTAWLGVSLMFELLCVMAPALRRRKDEASGDPEQLSC from the coding sequence ATGAGCGATCCGTTTTTCCATCCCGTATCCGCTTTCGACCTGCCGCGCTTTGCCGGCGTGCCGACCTTCATGCGCCTGCCTTACGTGCCGCTCAACGACGCGAAGATCGGCGAGGTCGAGATCGGGCTGATCGGCATGCCGTGGGATGGCGGCACGACGAACCGGCCGGGACCGCGACACGGGCCACGCCAGCTGCGCGACCTGTCGACCATGATCCGCGCGCAGCACAGCGTCACCGGCATCCGCCCGTTCGAGATGGTGGCGGCCGCCGACCTTGGCGACGTGTCGCCCAATCCGTGCGACTTGCACGACAGCCTGGATCGCTTCACCGCCTTCTACAAGCGGGTCAAGCAGGTCGGTATCGCGCCGCTTTCGGCCGGCGGCGATCATCTCTGCACCCTGCCCGTTCTGCGTGGCGTTGCCGCCGATGCTCCAGTTGGCCTCGTTCATTTCGACGCCCACACCGACCTCACGCGCAGCTATTTCAACGGTTCGCTCTACACCCACGGCACGCCATTCCGCCGCGCCGTCGAGGAGGGGCTGATCGATCCGACGCGCACCGTGCAGATCGGCATTCGCGGCACGGCCTACGACAATGAGGACCGCGACTTCGCGGCCTCGGTCGGCATCCGCATCATCGCGATCGAGGAATACTTCGCGCGCGGCGTTGCCGATGTGATGGCCGAAGCGCGCGACATCGTCGGCGACCAGCCGACCTATGTTTCCTACGACATCGATTTCGTCGATCCGGCCTACGCGCCGGGAACCGGAACCCCGGAGGTCGGCGGGCCGACCAGCTTCGAGGCGATGCAGGTGGTGCGCGAACTGGCCGGCGTCGACATCATCGGCGCCGATCTGGTCGAGGTCTCGCCGCCCTTCGACACCTCCGGCAACACGGCCTGGCTCGGTGTGTCGCTGATGTTCGAACTGTTGTGCGTGATGGCGCCCGCGCTGCGCCGGCGCAAGGACGAAGCGTCGGGCGATCCCGAACAGCTTTCCTGCTGA
- a CDS encoding CidA/LrgA family protein: MLGYLTFIFVCQLIGEVTVRATGLPVPGPVLGMVLLFLFLAIRGGIPDDLARTADGLLNNLSLLFVPAGVGVMLHIELIGRDLLPIAVALVGSTALTVAVTALLMNWLRPTSDDDSAKDAG, translated from the coding sequence ATGCTCGGTTATCTGACCTTCATTTTCGTCTGCCAGCTGATCGGTGAAGTCACCGTGCGGGCGACCGGCCTGCCGGTGCCCGGCCCGGTCCTCGGCATGGTGCTGTTGTTCCTGTTCCTCGCCATACGAGGCGGCATCCCGGACGACCTCGCGCGCACCGCCGACGGGCTGCTCAACAATCTGTCGCTGCTGTTCGTGCCGGCCGGCGTCGGCGTCATGCTGCATATCGAGCTGATCGGCCGCGACCTGCTGCCGATCGCCGTCGCGCTTGTCGGTTCGACGGCGCTGACGGTGGCCGTCACCGCGCTGTTGATGAACTGGCTTCGGCCAACGTCGGACGATGACAGCGCGAAGGATGCGGGCTGA
- a CDS encoding precorrin-6A synthase (deacetylating), translating into MKELVLIGIGTGNPEHLTLQAIRAMRACDLVLVPRKGEEKAELAELRDELCATHGAETTRIVHFDMPVRDPAIQPYRARVDAWHDAIAARWLGAIDAGDGPAERVGLLVWGDPSLYDSTMRITERLAARRDFRLTVIPGITALQGLTAAHAIPINEIGAAFTVTTGRQLRDHGFPADVDTVAVMLDGECSFQTLDPEGLQIWWGAYVGMEQEIIDAGPLAEAGPRIVEARAAARAKHGWIMDIYILRRQPRTEA; encoded by the coding sequence ATGAAGGAACTGGTCCTCATCGGCATCGGCACCGGCAATCCGGAGCATCTGACGCTGCAGGCGATCCGCGCCATGCGCGCCTGCGACCTCGTCCTCGTACCGCGCAAGGGCGAGGAGAAGGCAGAACTCGCCGAACTGCGGGACGAGCTCTGCGCCACCCACGGGGCAGAGACGACCCGCATTGTCCATTTCGACATGCCGGTGCGCGATCCGGCCATTCAGCCTTACCGCGCCCGGGTCGATGCCTGGCACGACGCGATTGCCGCGCGCTGGCTCGGCGCGATTGATGCAGGGGACGGACCGGCGGAGCGTGTCGGATTGCTGGTGTGGGGCGACCCCTCGCTCTATGACAGCACCATGCGGATCACCGAGCGCCTTGCCGCGCGCCGCGATTTCCGCCTCACCGTGATCCCCGGCATCACCGCGCTGCAGGGCCTGACGGCGGCTCACGCGATCCCGATCAACGAGATCGGGGCAGCCTTCACCGTCACCACAGGCCGGCAATTGCGCGATCATGGCTTCCCGGCGGATGTCGATACGGTCGCTGTGATGCTCGATGGCGAATGCTCGTTCCAGACGCTCGACCCGGAGGGGCTGCAGATATGGTGGGGCGCCTATGTCGGCATGGAGCAGGAAATCATCGACGCCGGCCCGCTCGCCGAAGCCGGCCCGCGCATCGTCGAGGCTCGCGCCGCGGCACGCGCCAAGCACGGCTGGATCATGGATATCTACATCCTGCGCCGGCAGCCGCGTACGGAGGCGTAA
- a CDS encoding peptidase encodes MTYCVGLRLNHGLVFMSDTRTNAGVDNVSVFRKMFTWSKPGDRVITMLTAGNLATTQALVSLLDERSKAPADRSPSLLEAPSMFQVVSIIGETLREVIQSHGISGQRADSTFNATMIVGGQIATSEPRLFMIYPEGNFIEASNDTPFFQIGETKYGRPILVRAYDPDMSFEDAVKLLLVSFDSTIKANLSVGLPLDLQTYHAGSLDIGEQRRIDAEDPYYQLISTGWGEALRDAFSSLPQYSFDT; translated from the coding sequence ATGACCTATTGTGTCGGATTGCGCCTCAATCATGGCCTCGTATTCATGTCCGACACCCGCACCAATGCGGGCGTCGACAACGTGTCCGTTTTCCGCAAGATGTTCACCTGGTCAAAGCCGGGCGACCGCGTCATCACGATGCTGACGGCGGGCAATCTGGCGACCACGCAAGCCCTCGTCAGCCTGCTCGACGAACGCTCCAAGGCACCGGCCGATCGCAGCCCGTCGCTGCTCGAGGCCCCGTCGATGTTTCAGGTCGTAAGCATCATCGGCGAGACGCTGCGCGAGGTCATTCAGTCGCACGGCATCAGCGGGCAGCGCGCCGATTCGACCTTCAACGCGACCATGATCGTCGGTGGCCAGATCGCCACGAGCGAGCCGCGCCTGTTCATGATCTACCCGGAAGGCAATTTCATCGAAGCCTCCAACGACACGCCGTTTTTCCAGATCGGCGAGACCAAATACGGCCGGCCGATCCTTGTGCGCGCCTATGATCCCGACATGAGTTTCGAGGATGCGGTGAAGCTGCTGCTGGTCTCGTTCGACTCGACCATCAAGGCCAATCTGTCCGTCGGCCTGCCGCTCGACCTGCAGACCTATCACGCCGGTAGCCTGGACATCGGCGAGCAACGGCGCATCGACGCCGAGGATCCGTATTACCAGCTCATCTCGACGGGCTGGGGCGAAGCGTTGAGGGACGCATTCTCGTCGCTGCCGCAATACTCGTTCGACACCTAA
- a CDS encoding transglutaminase, translating into MKLNITHRTEYHYDQPVAYALQQLRLTPKSSHGQKVLSWQTSVLGGHKEAEYQDQHDNHVELVSFDPGQETIVVACEGEVETADNAGVTGPHYGYAPLWFFRRPTPLTKPGPAIRKLARAADQTGDSAVAHLHALSAMIAEQVSYKVGTTHAETLAEEALNAGHGVCQDHAHIFLAAARLLGFPARYVSGYLLLDDTIEQDASHGWAEVHVDGLGWVGFDISNRISPDERYVRVASGLDYKDAAPISGMRFGDAGESMIVSLQVQQ; encoded by the coding sequence ATGAAGCTCAACATCACGCACCGGACCGAATATCACTACGATCAGCCCGTCGCCTACGCGCTGCAGCAGCTGAGGCTGACGCCGAAATCGAGCCACGGCCAGAAGGTCCTGTCGTGGCAGACCTCCGTGCTTGGCGGCCACAAGGAGGCCGAATATCAGGATCAGCACGACAATCATGTCGAACTGGTGAGTTTCGATCCCGGCCAGGAGACCATCGTGGTCGCCTGCGAGGGCGAAGTCGAAACGGCCGACAATGCGGGCGTGACCGGTCCGCATTACGGCTATGCGCCACTTTGGTTCTTCCGCCGCCCGACGCCGCTGACCAAGCCCGGTCCTGCGATCCGCAAGCTGGCCCGCGCCGCCGACCAGACCGGCGACAGCGCGGTTGCCCATCTGCACGCCCTGTCGGCAATGATCGCCGAACAGGTGAGCTACAAGGTCGGCACGACGCACGCCGAAACGCTGGCCGAAGAAGCGCTCAATGCCGGTCACGGCGTCTGCCAGGATCATGCCCATATCTTCCTCGCCGCGGCACGCCTGCTCGGCTTTCCTGCCCGCTATGTCAGCGGCTATCTGCTGCTCGACGACACGATCGAACAGGATGCCAGCCACGGCTGGGCGGAAGTACACGTGGACGGGCTGGGATGGGTAGGGTTCGACATCTCCAACCGCATCTCACCGGACGAGCGATACGTGCGGGTGGCAAGCGGCCTCGACTACAAGGACGCGGCGCCGATATCGGGAATGCGTTTCGGCGATGCAGGCGAATCGATGATTGTAAGCTTGCAGGTTCAGCAGTAG
- a CDS encoding cobyrinic acid a,c-diamide synthase (responsible for the amidation of carboxylic groups at position A and C of cobyrinic acid or hydrogenobrynic acid): MTAGLLVSAPASGAGKTTVALGLARAWTRAGLAVQPFKSGPDYIDPAFHAAATGCPSVNLDSWAMTPQMIAALTARAGESDIVLAEGSMGLFDGVAKPGETGSGASADIAALMGWPVVLVLDVSGQAQSAAAIARGFATMRADVTMAGVILNKVASPRHEALVRAGMEEAGITVFGALPRRESIALPERHLGLVQAGEHDGLDAILEAAADFVTEHCDLDALRGAARSAPPPAGTWSAPPPGQRIALARDDAFSFVYPHLLEAWRAAGAEILPFSPLADEAPDEAADICWLPGGYPELHAGRLAAAGTFRAALQRFAETRPVHGECGGYMAMGAALIDKEGTRHEMAGLVGLVTSYEKRRMHLGYRVAELSAPMPGFAAGNVLRGHEFHYSTILEQPDAPLAAVTDATGATVAETGSRRGNATGTFFHLIAAASDRSGRGGAGA; this comes from the coding sequence ATGACGGCCGGTCTGCTCGTTTCCGCGCCTGCCTCCGGCGCCGGCAAGACCACGGTCGCGCTCGGCCTGGCGCGTGCCTGGACGCGTGCCGGACTTGCCGTGCAGCCGTTCAAGAGCGGGCCCGACTATATCGATCCGGCGTTTCATGCAGCCGCGACCGGCTGCCCGTCGGTGAACCTCGACAGCTGGGCGATGACGCCGCAGATGATCGCCGCGCTCACGGCGCGCGCGGGCGAAAGCGACATCGTTCTCGCCGAGGGCTCGATGGGCCTGTTCGACGGGGTCGCCAAACCCGGCGAAACGGGATCGGGCGCCAGCGCCGACATCGCCGCGCTGATGGGCTGGCCGGTGGTGCTGGTGCTCGACGTCTCCGGTCAGGCGCAGTCGGCGGCGGCGATCGCGCGCGGTTTTGCCACGATGCGCGCCGATGTGACGATGGCCGGCGTTATTCTAAACAAGGTCGCCAGTCCGCGCCACGAGGCGCTGGTGCGCGCCGGCATGGAGGAAGCCGGGATCACGGTCTTCGGCGCACTGCCGCGGCGCGAGTCGATTGCCCTGCCGGAGCGCCATCTCGGGCTCGTTCAGGCCGGCGAACATGATGGTCTCGACGCAATCCTCGAAGCCGCCGCCGATTTCGTCACCGAGCATTGCGATCTGGACGCCCTGCGCGGCGCGGCACGGAGCGCACCGCCGCCGGCCGGTACATGGTCGGCGCCGCCGCCCGGACAGCGGATCGCGCTTGCCCGCGACGATGCCTTCTCCTTCGTCTATCCGCATCTGCTTGAAGCCTGGCGGGCGGCGGGTGCGGAGATCCTGCCCTTCTCGCCGCTTGCCGATGAGGCGCCGGACGAGGCGGCCGACATCTGCTGGCTTCCCGGCGGCTATCCCGAACTGCATGCCGGCAGGCTGGCGGCGGCCGGCACTTTCCGCGCAGCGCTGCAACGCTTCGCCGAGACACGCCCGGTGCACGGCGAATGCGGTGGCTACATGGCGATGGGCGCAGCGCTCATCGACAAGGAGGGCACGCGCCACGAGATGGCCGGCCTCGTCGGCCTCGTGACGTCCTATGAGAAGCGCCGCATGCATCTCGGCTACCGCGTGGCGGAGCTCTCCGCGCCAATGCCGGGCTTTGCGGCCGGCAATGTGCTGCGCGGCCACGAGTTCCACTATTCGACCATTCTTGAACAGCCCGACGCCCCGCTCGCCGCCGTCACCGATGCGACAGGCGCGACGGTTGCCGAAACCGGCTCGCGGCGCGGCAATGCAACCGGCACCTTCTTCCATCTGATCGCGGCGGCTTCGGATCGGTCGGGCAGGGGAGGCGCGGGCGCATGA
- a CDS encoding sugar ABC transporter permease codes for MRSARFLIPTIYIVFLMLPIYWLLTMSFKTTNEILGSFTLWPQTFTLENYAKIFTDPTWYMGYVNSITYVLINTVLSVAVALPAAYAFSRYRFLGDKHLFFWLLTNRMAPAAVFALPFFQLYSAVGLFDTHLAIALAHTLFNIPLAVWILEGFMSGVPKELDETAYVDGYPFWKFFLKIFMPTIAAGIGVAAFFCFMFSWVELLLAKTLTAVEAKPIAAVMTRTASTSGYELGLLAAAGVLTIIPGAFVIYFVRNYIAKGFALGRV; via the coding sequence ATGCGCAGCGCCCGCTTCCTCATTCCCACGATCTACATCGTTTTCCTGATGCTGCCGATCTACTGGCTCTTGACGATGTCGTTCAAGACGACCAACGAGATCCTCGGCTCGTTCACGCTGTGGCCGCAGACCTTCACGCTGGAGAACTACGCGAAGATCTTCACCGATCCGACGTGGTACATGGGCTACGTCAACTCGATCACCTATGTGCTGATCAACACGGTGCTTTCGGTGGCGGTCGCGCTGCCGGCGGCCTACGCGTTCTCGCGCTACCGCTTCCTCGGCGACAAGCACCTGTTCTTCTGGCTCTTGACCAACCGCATGGCGCCGGCAGCCGTGTTCGCCCTGCCCTTCTTCCAGCTCTATTCGGCGGTCGGGCTGTTCGACACCCATCTGGCGATCGCGCTCGCACACACGCTGTTCAACATTCCACTCGCGGTATGGATCCTCGAAGGCTTCATGTCCGGCGTGCCGAAGGAACTCGACGAGACGGCCTATGTGGACGGCTACCCGTTCTGGAAGTTCTTCCTGAAGATCTTCATGCCGACGATTGCCGCCGGTATTGGCGTCGCCGCCTTCTTCTGCTTCATGTTCTCGTGGGTGGAGCTGCTGCTGGCGAAGACGCTGACTGCCGTCGAGGCCAAGCCGATCGCCGCCGTGATGACGCGTACCGCCTCGACGTCGGGCTACGAGCTCGGCCTTCTGGCCGCCGCCGGTGTCCTGACGATCATTCCGGGCGCCTTCGTCATCTATTTCGTGCGCAACTACATCGCCAAGGGCTTCGCGCTCGGGCGGGTCTAG